AAATCACTAGAAGCTAAAAACAAGCAAGATacgcaaaaataaaaaaatcaagaattgAGCTTCTATCCCAATCCCAGCTCTGCCACGTCCATCTCATGCCATTGATAAGATATTATGAAGAGTTGAAGACCAACATGAGATGATGAACCTTGGCTCATGGGGCTCTTCATGAGCATCTCCACAAAACAAAAGCCCCACCTCTTCGACTTTTCCATGGAAGTCGCATCTCAAGAATTGCATCAGTGCCACCAGTTGTGCCGTTGGCTGGAGTATCTTCAATCTTCATAGTGGttcgaaaaagagaggaaatggGTGGAGGCACTAGAGGGGGAAGAGATGAGCAGAAATGTGTAGGGTTAGGGAAAGAGATGAATTTATACCCTATTAAAAAGGGCATCGTTTAAggttttctaaaacaaaaattacaaaatgtgaaATGGGGCATGAGGGACTTGAACACAAGTTCTTTGAAAACCAAAACCGAGCCTCAACCATTAGGCCACTTGGCTCTCTAAAgtttattttacaatatataatatataaggtaTAAATAGTCGGAGTTTGGAGTCAGAATCTAGAGCCAACAAGGCCTCCAgactctgactctgactccGAGTTCCGAAACCTCCAACTTAGTTGGAGTCGAAGGGTCATCGAAGCTCGGACGGAATCGGAATATTGAAAAGTTTGCCCACCCCTAGTATTTAGGCTTACCTCTTGTAGTAGGCAGATAGAAAACCCAAGCCTTTTCAGAAATTATGCATATAGTCTCACAAAAATTATAGAGTTAGAATGAACAAATGATATCTCAAGGTAGAAAGGAAATGCTTATAAAAGTTGTAGCCCTCTCAATCCCCACCCATTATATGAGTTGTTTCTTACTACTTGGTACTCTATGTTCTAAACTAAAAGTTATGATGACAATATTTTGGTGAGGTCAAGAAAAGAATGAGAGAAAGATACACCGGATTAGTTGGAATAAAATGTCTGAATCCAAATTCAATGGTAGATTAAACTTTAAAGATTTGAGGACTTTTAATATGGCTCTCTTGACTAAATAGGGCAGAGAATTTTGCAAGAGGAAGGTACTATGATGCGTAGAATTTATAAAGCATAGTATTTTACAAAAGTGAacttctttgattatgttttggGGAATAACCCCTCATATGCATGGACAGAAATTTGGGAAGCAAAAAGTGGCTAATCCATGGATGCAAATGGAGGATATAGGAGATGGAAAGTCTTTTAATAATTGGATCCCGGGCCACCAAGCTCTAAAGATGGAGATCAGTAAtgtaaatgaagaaaataaagagcatACTTTTGATAGTTTTATTGATAGCAATACAAAGTGGTGGAATGTTGAGAAGGTTAGAGTtctattcaatccaaatatTGCAGCAGAAATTTTGAGGATCATAATTTGCCTTGGGGAGCAGCAAGACAAGTAAACATGGACACTAGAAAAAAGTGGAAGACTTAGTGGTAGAAGTGCATGTAGATTATTCAGAgataagaaaaaaagataatccAGGAGAGTCTTCTAATGCCAGGAGACAACAAGCCCTCTGGAAGGCTCTATGGAAATTTAAACTCCTAACAAAGTCAAGGTATTTGCATGGAGATAAAGAAGGGTTGCCTACTCAATATAATCTCAGCAGGAGAAAGATAAATGCTAAAAAGAGAAGTTTCTCCCACAAATGATTAGAAGATCTCCCACATGCATTGTTTTAGGctacgtttggatgttgaaatgagttgagttaagtctaaataatagtattttgtaTGTCTCATTGATATGAGTTTAACTATTTTAGGTTGAgataaattcaactttttacatgcctcgtttggatgttgagctaaattgagtttttttacTAATAGTATTAAACTGAGATGGTGAAGTGAGTTTTATAGGGTTATCTAGTGTCTAAATGTGTTTAAAcgctaagatgagtttaaaagtatttatggaaagttgaaaaaggttgtttGTCCTACAtgtaaagaggtgttgagttaaaaaaagatAGTGGATCCCAcgtgtaaagagattttgagttgagatgagtagtttagtgatttgagaattgggtttttaaatgttaaactcaacttaaaattagactaaactgaGTTGATTAACAAGTTCCAAATAGGGCGGTTGAAATATATGAAGTAGATTgagataagtttttttttaatagaaaattgaaaaattagtaattctcattaattattaatttgagatgagttgagatgattgaTTTAATTTGCCCGATATGCTTTGAGTGTTGAATGTTTTGAAATGAAGTGGGATCATTCTCTAAGACTTTATTTCTCAAGCTATATGACCTGATAAAAGGTTGTACTTTACAAtcaattatatttgttttcccataaataaaaaattaaaaaaagtatacaaCGGCACTCTCGTTGTCCACGGGCATACATATTCAACAAATGCAACCTTCTAATTTCCTCGGCCGGTCAAACTTAGATAATTTTCAAACGCAGCTCGGGCACTCAAGTCTCTTGCTCATAACATATTATAGTACCATTAAGTGCCCTATGTAactcaaatataattataagtgcctatatatatacctatatatGTATCCATATTGTGAATCTGTGAGTCGCAAATAACTAAAGAACTCCATTAACCTAACAACCTACACGCAAGGCAGAGACAGAGGCAGATGTCAGAGGTACTAAATATGGGGAGTCGCTGCGATGGTAGCTCGGCTGCCTCTTTCGTGAAGAACCCGACGATTAAGTTCACCAAGCTGTTCATCAACGGAGAATTCGTTGACTCCATTTCAGGTTTTTAGCTTTCTACATCtctctatatatctatatatctacTTCTCACCATATCTCTTTATAGATTTTCCTGGTTATATATTCATCCCTCTCCTAGttaatttctttctatttttaagcccaactttatttgagaaatcattTATTCCAAAaggttaagtttttttttttttttttttttttttttcccaattagATCTATACATTTTGATTCGGGTTGCTAACTCAACGGTAGAGTACTCGGCTTTTAAGTGCGAGTagcattttttacatatttgtaTGAATTAACAGATTTGTTGATACCATCGGTAGAGCTTTGTAAGATTGATCTGAGAGGAAGGAATGAAAAAAGCAGCATgttgtattaattattaatggagaattttgagaatattttattcGTATCTTATCGGGTTGATACAAAACTTGTTTGAATTCTTGACacggaaaaaaaattagaaaaaaaggaTTAAAGTTGAATTAAGTGAATAAATAGATAGAGCCCTTTGGCTCCAATTCTAGGGAAACAAAAAAAgccatttttatttgtatatccATTTTTACAGATTGTTTCAAATGGTCAGATGATATTATCCTAAAATAATACTTTACATAAAAATGAATAATCTATTACTATGTTTATTCCTCGTTGCATTGAACTATTTAAATTCTAATTCAATCAAAAATTTAGAGAGTTCTATCGAATTTTTAaacatctatattttttttcttttcaatatatCCAAATAAATGTGAAGTTACTAGAGAtagagaaaatttatttataagtcttattttttatacacccAACATATTATTTAATGTGTAGGCTTTTTGCATTAGTTATGCTAAAAATTATTAGTGTtttgatgtttttaaaattataatgaatttcACTAGAAGTAATATATGATTAACAAaactgttatataatatatatatatatatatatatatatctacttaTATATGGCAGTATTCGTGAAAGCCGACTGATCTGTCCCTAGCAATGATATTTCCACTTAGTGTCGTTTTCACACTAGTTCAAGAAAGTCACAACTTTGTCGTCATTGATCACATGGGGTACTCCAACAGTAGCTATCATTCTTATCTTCAATAATTTTAATTGCTAAAGTCTCATGAGTGacttttcaaaacttaaaatgACAACAGGAAAGACGTTCGAGACAATAGATCCAAGAACAGGAGAAGTGATTACCAAAATTGCAGAAGGAGACAAGGAAGACGTTGGGTCGGCAGTGAAAGCTGCACGCCAGGCATTCGACCATGGTCCCTGGCCTCGTTTACCCGGCTATGTATGTACTACTCTCTCTTATCCTTTATCTCATGCCTGACGTCAAAAGCAggagttttttatattttaaatgtagGAAGTCAATAACCTTCTGCCAAGCAAACATAAACATCGGATATAATAATAGAATACGTAAAttttgcacctttttttttaaagaaaacaaatttattattaaaatgtaaTTAAGATTATGGTTGATCAACAATGacgtaattttaaatattctataaataataataaaataaatattaaatagtaataagaagtagataaaaaataataataaatagtaatataatattttcaaaaatctcCATTATCTAAAAATTTAAGTTGATAGGAAgagataaaatttattatttattttatgtcttAACATTACATGATTTTTGTAGGAAtcaagttttgaaattggataaTGCTAGGGGACCGCCCGACATGTGCTATACACAGGGTGTACTCcctagtatttttctttttccttttaaatatattttaaacatctttaagcatttaaaaaaatacataacttTACTGATAATTATTTCCTtaaccaataattaaaaaaaaaaatagcaaagtGGTAACTTTGAGGGGCAAACTCATGGGGTcaagtatcattttcctttaaaatttatgttccaaatcaaattatatcatgtagatggtgtgtggtgtaaaggctttcaaatagaattattttttaaagaatcttCTATccacaaataatttttatttggattcCCACCCTTTTCACAAAACCTTGAGAACTAAGAAGTAACTCTCAAAAGTTTttaaagatttcataaaatttatttgagcttATATCTAAAAGTTTTCAAAgctttaataaatttaatttgtgCTTATAATCAGGGGAAAGGTTTATAGATATGTCCTGTTAATGACTGAAGGAATTAACAGGATCGATTTATTTGTTTGTCGCAATTGATCGATCTTCTCTTTCACTTATTAATTAACAGATCCATCCATTATATATGGTTCATTGATGTAAGCCGAACCCCAAAAATTTTCAGATAAGAACATGACAAAAATAATCCTGGGCCTAGAAGAGAATAGATCTTCCACTGATTAAACGCACCAAAGTATTCTTATGATGAAAATAACTTAACTTTTATGCATTTTGTTGtaccttaaaaagaaaaacttcgTGGGATGTAGCCTTTTACATGCTTTCATGAGTTTTAGTACATGCACCAGTAAGATCATAAGGTTCCATAATTAAAGATTGGCAAAATTCTAGGATGTCACTTCGTATCTCTATCATTAATTACAATTGATTGAATGATATTAATTGACGTACGCGCGTTGATGATCATTGATTTTGTACAAGGCCTAGAACTTTATCGTGTCAATTAGTTATACAGtttaaattatgataattaaaaaaatatattgttataatacgatttttttaatattaattttattttgaaattataaaaatttcaaattttttattttattttatatgaaaatttgataaaattgtaagagaagatgagatagtttaaccAAATTAGGCCTAAAAGTGCAAATTGCAATGAATTTGTAGTGAAAGTCTTGTAACGAACTTATAACATAAACAAACTTACATAAATTACGAACTTATGTAACTCTCATGTAAATAATCATTTCTTTTCGTATTTGGTGGGGCGCTTTTGTAGGAAAGAGGAAGGATAATGAGGAAATTCGCGGACTTGCTCGAAGAAAATTTAGAAGAATTAGCTGCCTTGGAAACAATTGACTGTGGGAAGTTGTTTAGTGTCTCCAAGAACATGGACATTCCAGGTGCAGCAAGTTCACTCCGTTACTATGCTGGTGCAGCTGATAAAGTTCATGGTGAAGTACTGAAAATGTCCCGTGAACTTCATGGATACACTTTGCTCGAACCTATTGGAGTCGTGGGCCACATTATCACTTGGAATTTCCCCACCACCTTGTTCTTCATGAAGGTTAGCCCGGCTTTAGCTGCCGGGTGCACTATGGTCGTCAAACCTGCTGAACAAACTCCTCTGACAGCTCTCTATTATGCTCATCTTGCTAAGCTGGTAATTAACGgtgtatgaaaaatattatagatgtTCTTCTTACTGCATGCCAAACGCCATTATTATGCCTTATAGTGGCCTTTCCGGCCTCATGTGAAGTACTACTACAACTTTTCTTTCCACCTATCCATTTTTTCCCTCTTGTCAATTAGGCTGGCATCCCTGATGGAGTGCTCAATGTTGTAACTGGATTTGGACCAACCGCTGGGGCTGCCATAAGTTCTCACATGGACATCGATGCGGTGAACAATTCTTAATCTTTGCAAGTATTTTGAGTATATCTCGTGGCCAACTTTATGGCTTTAATTTGCAGATAAATATTCTTGAATCTGATATATGCTTGTACTCAATCTATCAGGTCAGTTTCACTGGTACGACAGAAGTAGGACGTAAAGTAATGAAAGCTGCAGCAGAAAGTAATTTGAAAGTTGTTTCACTTGAATTAGGCGGCAAGTCACCCCTTATAATTTTTGATGATGCCAACATTGATATGGCTGCTGAGCTTGCTATCATGGGCATTCTATTTAACAAggtaaaatagtttttatttgtttggtgTTTTAACAAATTTGCATTTTAGAAagctattttatataaaaatgtcTCTCAAACGAATTTTTTTCTaatagatatatgtatatatgtttgcAGGGAGAAGTATGTGCGGCAACGTCTCGTGTTTATGTTCAAGAAGGGATATATGACGAGGTTGTGAAGAAATTAGTGGAAAAGGCAAAAGCTTGGGTAGTTGGGGATCCTTTTGATCCTAAAGCTCAACAAGGACCCCAGGTATGATGTGAATTGctttcggtttttttttttttttgggaggagAATATAAAGGAACATAATATAACAAACCATGCAGCTAACAATAACAAGAAAGTATAGAATCCAATTCCTGGAATTGAAGCCCGGAATCCCATGCAATAGAACTGCGAAGGACCCAAGCaagtagtaataataataacaataacatGTGGCAAGCCGCTTGTTTTATTTGAGCAGTTTTGCAGGTCGATTTGAAGCAGTTTGAAAGAATTCTTTCATACATTGAGCAAGGCAAAAGAGAAGGAGCAACCCTTTTAACTGGGGGCTCCATTGCTCGGAAGCTGGGCTATTACATTGAGCCTACAATTTTCGCTGACGTAAAGGTATATACTTGAATATATTCTTACTAAAGACTAATCatgatcatttaatttttattttaacaatgTCTGTCTTTCCTTCTAATTTGCTGTTATTCTTGCCGACTTGCTCAGGAAGAAATGCTCATAGCGCAGGATGAAATATTTGGACCAGTTTTGGCTCTTGCAAAGTTCAAGTGAGTACAATTTTCAGTCAAATCTATTCACAAATTTCGATATTGAAATGAATGTACCATAATGAGCGAAATGGTTGTTACCtccaagtttttattttcattctccTAATTATTTTTAGAGATACCCCTTGGCTTGATAAAAGCGCTCTCTATTTTGGCTTATGATCTCGTGAATAATTACGTACAGAACAATTGAGGAGGCGATTAAGAGGGCCAACAGCACTAGATATGGCCTAGCAGCTGGCATCGTGACGAAGGACATAAATGTGGCTAACACCGTCTCAAGATCAATCCGTGCAGGCACCATTTGGATAAACTGCTATTTTGCTCTCGACAATGACTGCCCATTTGGTGGGTATAAGATGAGTGGTTTCGGAAAAGATTTTGGAATGGATGCCCTTCACAAGTATCTTCAAGTGAAGTCGGTTGTCACTCCCCTTTATAATACGCCCTGGCTTTGAATCAACACTTCTTCGGGCCCTCCTAGCTAAATCTGGAAAATACATAAACCCTCCATTTATTAACGTCATGTGCTGACCAAAATACAATAATAAGTACAATAACGTGTAATAAATGGAAGTTACGTATACTTTTAATGGCTCGAAGGGTTTGTGTTAATGCAGCGAGTTCAATATCTTAGCTTCTTTGTTTTGTCATATACACCTTGTCAAGTGCTGCATATATAGTTTGTCAAGTGCTGCATAAAAAGCGAATACTTTATTTTATGTGCTGCTACATTGTGTTTAATTCCGTAAAATTTCGTCACTGCTCGTGGAAAAGATCATATCCAGCTTGTACAACCACACCATTACAGCTATATATAGCTGTAATggtgtcactacaagaaaaatcacCTTTTGCAAGGGaaaattttgttgcaaataGTCCAATATTTCTCATTGTAAAAAAGTATTTGCTACTCTCACAAATAGAAAAGTATATCCAAACCGTGGTTTTTTCGTTGCAAGTAACTACTTTTAACCATGAAATTTAATcgttacaaataaatttattgtcATTGCATGGCTACTGTCCTgcaaaatatatgtttatttgcaataaaatatacattcgttgcaattaaatatttttattagattgctgtaattaaatatgtttatttgCAAGGAAATGTAAATTTCCGTTACAAATAGCTAtatatttgtgaagaaaaaaaattatcttctgCAAATATATTTCGCTGCAAATAGTCAATAAGGACTGATTCAATTGTGACAATGTTTAAAAATGAATCCACCATAGACAatatacaaataattaataatattgatattgataaAACATTACATGAGCAATTAAGACAATTAATGGCTCATATCACCCAAAAGAGTAATAAAATTAAACtagaattattatttattttttaaaaactttttattaaaaatcatcgCTTATGACGAAAGAAAACCATGGAGAAATTGAGATACCTGagacaaacaaataaacaatcAATCCATCCCATGCATAACTCCCCACTCTAACTAAAACAAATAGAAGCCAAACCCATTTTATCCAATTTATACAAACCTTGACCTCCTAAGTTAACTGGTCCACTTCTCTATAGAGTTTATTCTCCCCCACAACACCTCTACATGCTAAAAAAATCAGCCACcttatttctctctctaaaacaaTGATTAATAGAGTAATCAAAATCAACTAATAAAAGCATCAAATTAATCCAAAAAACCCAAAGGTTCCACACTGTACAGACTTTAGACAAAATCCATGACACCACCACCATCGAATCACATTCAATGTCAATGTTCTAATAACCCATCTACTGGCACCACGTCACACCCTCTAACATTGCccttaattcagcttcaatattGGAGCAATGCCCAAAAGATTTTGAGAAAGCAAACACCAACCTCCCAGTATTGTCCTGAAGCACCCACCTCCTTCACTAGGACCTAGGTTCCCCAAGCTACTTCCATCTAAATTCAACTTGAAACAACCTAGATTTGGTGAGGATCATCGCACCACTTGTAGTGTTCAACATTTCGGCACCACTAACGGGACCTCCAGACGGGCCAAAATGAGGTTATCAGCCATCGAGAACCTGCCAACTTTGTGCATATTTCTAGCCACCACTCTTATCcaatatttaatgaaattcCACACGGCATTGCGGTTCTCTAGCTTATCTTCCATTCGGGGCGAGGCAATGAGGTTCTCTAGCTTATCTTCTGTCCGGGCGAAGCAACGACGATGCCATAGCCTCCATACAACTATAGATGGGATTAAACCCAGAACAATACCAAAATTATTCTGTCAGGAAGCTCGATTGAACCATGCTTGAGTTCTCATATGCCAACTTAGTAGATGATCAAATGAGATGCCAAGCTCCACCGACACCTTCCGCCACACCCCTTGAGCAAAATCACCCATGTTTAAAACATGCTCCAGGTCCTCCTCAAGCCTCACTTCACAACAATTGCAGTAGCAAACCATTGGGATAccaaatttttgggcttgtgcATCCATCGATAAACAATTAAACGCTGCTCTCCACATACAAATGGCTAACTTAGATGGAAGCCATTTGTTTCATATCCCTTTTTCCCAACCAAAATTCTGCCATCTCACTCGGATTAACTCCATGTCGATTTAGTAGAAAAAACACCATGCTTATCGAGGCGCCATATCAAGACATCTTTAGCATCCTTTAAGGTCCCCACAACTGCCATAACCTCTGTTGCCAATGGCCTACCAAGCATGCTCTGCAATCAATCCACATCCCACCCATTGAAAATCATCAAATCCTTCACTCGGATCGTAGTCTATATAACATTATCAATTGCTTCAAACAAGGCCCTTTCACCCAGGAATTTATAGTACCATAGGGAAATATTGCATTCTCTTACCTTCCATCTTgaattttgtattaaactagGAAGCTCCTCAACAATTCCCttccaaaaaacaaaactagCCCTGCACTCTAAGTTCATAACAACGTGACCGTGCTTTAAGTATTTTGCTCGAAAAAACATTACCCATAAGGTATCCTGATGTTGTAAATACCAACCAAATCTCATAAAAAGGGATCTCTGCACTTCACCAATATCATGCACACCTACCCACACCCTCCTCCATCGGCACACACATTTTCTTCCAGGGCCTTAATTTTCGCTTACCCGTACCGCCCTGATCACCccataaaaaatatgcaaacaATGAATGCGACCTCTTTATCATGCATTTTAAGAACAGATAGGAGATGAATTGGAATACTGGAGAGAACGTACCATAACCAAACCAATCTACCACCTTGCGACAACAACCTGTTCTTCCACCCTGCCAGTTTCTTAGAGACCCTCTCAATTAATGGTtcaaaatgagaaatttttagACGACCATTTACAATCAAAGCACCCAGataattaaaaggaaaactACTTGCCAGTTTCCTAAATGCCTGTCTCATTCAAGATCTCCCTAGTCCGACGCAGAGCCaaatgtttggaaaaaaataaagtggACTTGTCATAATTGACCAATTGACCAGACCACCTCTCATACAATTTTGATGGTTTCCAACAGACTCCAGATTGACCATTTTCAAGCATTGGCAAACACCACTACATCATCAGCATAAAGAAGATGTGAGACATTCGGAGCATTGGTTGGATGAGAGAACAACCCGATTTTCCT
The genomic region above belongs to Carya illinoinensis cultivar Pawnee chromosome 4, C.illinoinensisPawnee_v1, whole genome shotgun sequence and contains:
- the LOC122308501 gene encoding aldehyde dehydrogenase family 2 member C4-like, with amino-acid sequence MSEVLNMGSRCDGSSAASFVKNPTIKFTKLFINGEFVDSISGKTFETIDPRTGEVITKIAEGDKEDVGSAVKAARQAFDHGPWPRLPGYERGRIMRKFADLLEENLEELAALETIDCGKLFSVSKNMDIPGAASSLRYYAGAADKVHGEVLKMSRELHGYTLLEPIGVVGHIITWNFPTTLFFMKVSPALAAGCTMVVKPAEQTPLTALYYAHLAKLAGIPDGVLNVVTGFGPTAGAAISSHMDIDAVSFTGTTEVGRKVMKAAAESNLKVVSLELGGKSPLIIFDDANIDMAAELAIMGILFNKGEVCAATSRVYVQEGIYDEVVKKLVEKAKAWVVGDPFDPKAQQGPQVDLKQFERILSYIEQGKREGATLLTGGSIARKLGYYIEPTIFADVKEEMLIAQDEIFGPVLALAKFKTIEEAIKRANSTRYGLAAGIVTKDINVANTVSRSIRAGTIWINCYFALDNDCPFGGYKMSGFGKDFGMDALHKYLQVKSVVTPLYNTPWL